In the uncultured Methanobacterium sp. genome, one interval contains:
- the glmM gene encoding phosphoglucosamine mutase — translation MGLEIPKLFGTSGIRGKIRDEITPELALNVGKAISTYLGKGNRVVIGYDTRTSNLMLERAVSAGILQGGCHVLSVGMVPTPVVGYATMKLNADAGVMITASHNPSPDNGIKLWNPDGMAYLQEQERTIEKIIHENNFYKASWEDIGQITDISPVVNNYIKDLLGLMDIKPGLKVVVDCANGAAAYLSPLILRKAGCKVVSLNAQPDGFFPGRNPEPSEANLQELMKVVKVTGADLGIAHDGDADRMIAVDDKGRMADFDKLLALVSAEIGGCVVTTVDASACIDRALEEVGGTVERTKVGDVHVAEMIHMLGANFGGEPSGTWLHPQFCMCPDGILSALRVIELVQNKGPLSKLLDDIPSYPTIRDKIDCQEDQKDPIMHKAETDLSLIYEDVADINLKDGVRISFTDGSWVLVRPSGTESFIRITLEGKTEEKARMIHEKAAEFIHDFL, via the coding sequence ATGGGTTTAGAAATTCCCAAACTCTTCGGCACCTCTGGAATAAGGGGAAAAATAAGAGATGAAATAACCCCTGAACTGGCCCTGAATGTTGGAAAAGCCATCTCCACATATCTTGGTAAAGGAAATAGAGTGGTAATCGGATATGACACTCGAACTTCTAACCTGATGCTAGAAAGAGCAGTCAGTGCCGGTATCCTGCAGGGAGGTTGTCATGTCTTGAGTGTGGGAATGGTCCCCACACCAGTAGTGGGTTACGCCACCATGAAACTAAATGCAGATGCCGGAGTGATGATCACCGCATCCCATAACCCTTCACCAGATAATGGGATTAAACTGTGGAATCCTGATGGAATGGCATACCTACAGGAACAGGAACGGACCATCGAAAAAATAATCCATGAAAATAACTTTTATAAAGCATCATGGGAAGATATTGGGCAAATCACCGATATAAGTCCAGTTGTAAACAATTATATTAAAGATCTGTTGGGTTTAATGGATATTAAACCTGGTTTGAAGGTGGTTGTTGATTGCGCCAATGGTGCGGCAGCTTACCTGTCTCCACTCATTCTCAGAAAGGCTGGTTGTAAGGTGGTGAGTTTAAATGCTCAACCAGACGGTTTTTTCCCAGGGAGAAATCCAGAACCCTCAGAAGCCAACTTACAGGAACTGATGAAAGTGGTGAAGGTCACTGGAGCAGACTTAGGGATTGCCCATGATGGTGATGCCGACCGGATGATTGCAGTGGATGATAAGGGGCGAATGGCAGATTTTGACAAGTTATTAGCTCTGGTATCCGCAGAAATAGGTGGTTGTGTGGTTACCACTGTGGATGCTTCTGCATGTATTGACCGTGCTCTGGAAGAAGTGGGAGGCACCGTGGAACGAACCAAAGTGGGTGACGTTCATGTGGCTGAGATGATCCACATGTTGGGGGCAAACTTCGGCGGCGAACCTTCCGGTACATGGTTACATCCTCAGTTCTGCATGTGTCCAGATGGGATATTATCCGCTCTGCGGGTTATTGAATTAGTTCAAAATAAAGGACCATTATCCAAACTTTTAGATGATATTCCCAGCTATCCCACCATAAGAGATAAAATTGACTGCCAGGAAGATCAAAAGGACCCCATTATGCACAAAGCCGAGACTGATCTTTCCCTGATTTATGAAGATGTGGCCGATATTAACCTTAAAGACGGAGTTAGAATATCATTTACTGATGGTAGCTGGGTTCTGGTAAGGCCTTCTGGAACTGAATCATTCATCAGGATAACTTTAGAGGGAAAAACTGAAGAAAAAGCCAGGATGATACATGAAAAAGCAGCAGAATTCATCCATGATTTCTTATAA
- the glmU gene encoding bifunctional sugar-1-phosphate nucleotidylyltransferase/acetyltransferase produces MRAVILTAGEGTRMRPLTLTRPKTMLPVGGKPLLEYNVGALRDAGIKDVTMIVGYQKEAVMEHFKEGQDLGVNITYVTQEERLGTAHAIGQVADIAKKDNDAIIVTNGDIILENELIKNLMDKYHQTHAQSILVLTEVDDPSSFGVVELEGDSIKDIVEKPNPGEAPSNLINAGIYLFDPCIFQAIEKTGKSERGEYEITDSLKIQIKEGKMVLGLVSQDKWIDVGRPWEFLELNEHYLEVSETQIDGEIEQGVTIHGPVIVKKGSIIRSGTYIMGPVYIGENCDIGPNTFLRKHTSIGNDVNVGNAVEIKNSIIMDGTNVNHLSYVGDSIIGADCNLAAGTNIANLRFDDGGVKVTVKGERVNSGRRKMGVIFADGVKTGINSSFNPGVTIGLNSSVGSGAIIYRDIEDNKIIIHHQKQEIKDKK; encoded by the coding sequence ATGAGGGCAGTTATACTTACAGCAGGTGAAGGGACCCGGATGCGACCCCTGACACTCACCCGGCCAAAAACAATGCTCCCTGTAGGTGGAAAACCTCTCCTGGAGTATAATGTAGGAGCACTACGGGATGCAGGGATAAAAGATGTTACCATGATAGTAGGCTACCAGAAGGAAGCTGTGATGGAACATTTTAAAGAGGGACAAGATCTGGGAGTCAACATCACTTATGTAACCCAGGAAGAACGTTTGGGAACTGCCCATGCCATAGGACAGGTAGCAGATATCGCAAAAAAAGATAACGATGCCATCATCGTTACCAATGGGGATATAATCCTTGAAAATGAGCTAATAAAGAATTTAATGGATAAATATCACCAAACCCACGCACAATCTATTCTGGTTCTCACTGAAGTTGATGATCCTTCTTCCTTTGGAGTGGTAGAACTGGAAGGGGACTCTATAAAGGACATCGTAGAAAAACCGAACCCAGGTGAGGCCCCCAGTAATCTTATAAACGCTGGGATTTATCTTTTTGACCCCTGTATTTTCCAGGCCATAGAAAAAACAGGGAAATCTGAACGAGGCGAATATGAAATAACAGATTCCCTTAAAATCCAGATTAAAGAAGGTAAAATGGTTTTAGGTCTGGTTTCACAGGATAAATGGATTGATGTGGGACGTCCCTGGGAATTCCTGGAATTAAACGAACATTACTTAGAAGTATCCGAAACCCAGATTGATGGTGAAATTGAACAGGGTGTTACTATTCACGGCCCAGTAATAGTCAAAAAAGGAAGTATCATCCGTTCCGGAACTTACATCATGGGACCAGTTTACATTGGAGAAAACTGCGATATTGGCCCCAACACATTCCTGCGTAAACACACTTCCATTGGTAATGATGTTAACGTTGGAAACGCAGTTGAAATTAAAAATTCAATAATTATGGATGGAACAAATGTGAACCACCTCTCCTATGTTGGAGACTCCATAATTGGGGCAGATTGTAACCTTGCCGCCGGTACTAACATTGCCAACCTACGTTTCGACGATGGTGGGGTGAAAGTAACAGTTAAAGGAGAAAGGGTCAACAGCGGAAGGCGTAAAATGGGAGTTATATTCGCGGATGGAGTTAAAACTGGTATTAATTCCAGTTTCAATCCAGGAGTGACCATTGGTTTAAATTCTTCAGTGGGATCGGGTGCCATAATCTATCGAGACATAGAAGATAACAAGATCATTATACATCACCAGAAACAGGAAATAAAGGATAAAAAATAG
- a CDS encoding gamma carbonic anhydrase family protein has protein sequence MIHPSVQIFPGVHTIGNVIIGEKSSIWYNAVVRGDIESITIGSFSNVQDNSVLHSSKDFPLNVGDYVSVGHAAVLHGCKVDDNCIIGMNSTLLNGSHIQKNSIVAAGSVVPGGKVFPEGHLIMGVPARAVRKLGEEEIKEIKNTALRYLKLAELE, from the coding sequence ATGATTCATCCCAGTGTCCAGATTTTCCCGGGAGTTCACACCATTGGCAATGTTATTATAGGTGAAAAGTCTTCCATCTGGTATAATGCAGTGGTAAGGGGAGATATAGAAAGTATAACCATTGGCAGTTTTTCCAATGTGCAGGATAACTCAGTACTGCATTCTTCAAAAGATTTCCCCCTGAATGTGGGAGATTATGTTTCAGTAGGCCATGCAGCTGTGCTCCATGGTTGTAAAGTTGATGATAACTGTATTATTGGCATGAACTCCACTTTACTAAATGGTAGCCACATCCAGAAAAACAGTATAGTGGCTGCTGGATCAGTGGTACCTGGAGGAAAGGTCTTCCCAGAAGGACATCTTATAATGGGTGTCCCTGCCAGAGCAGTGCGCAAACTAGGGGAAGAAGAAATAAAAGAGATTAAAAATACTGCTTTACGCTATTTAAAGCTGGCTGAATTAGAATAA